A single region of the Salvia miltiorrhiza cultivar Shanhuang (shh) chromosome 8, IMPLAD_Smil_shh, whole genome shotgun sequence genome encodes:
- the LOC130998363 gene encoding uncharacterized protein LOC130998363 — translation MDKYFPISYREKKEIGFFELKQERMTIEEYERKFNELARFAPHLVDTEENMIAQFKRGLGTNIKGIMAAHVIVDFSELVKRAEEVEMALGVSNPTPKPANPIVKRRWENNNQSKENFRDKKQKFGFSTSTGPTRIKPQCQKCGKNHHGKCMLGKGICFYCREPGHTVNFCPKKKNKAPRGQKNLGEGKEPEKKRNARIFALAHQEPEQVTPIQ, via the coding sequence ATGGATAAGTATTTCCCTATCTCCTacagggaaaagaaagaaattgggTTCTTTGAATTAAAACAAGAAAGAATGACCATTGAAGAATATGAGAGGAAATTTAACGAACTGGCTCGTTTTGCACCCCACTTGGTTGATACGGAAGAAAATATGATTGCCCAATTCAAAAGGGGGCTCGGAACTAACATCAAAGGAATCATGGCCGCACATGTGATTGTAGACTTCAGCGAGTTGGTCAAAAGAGCTGAAGAAGTTGAAATGGCTCTGGGAGTCAGTAACCCAACACCAAAACCTGCAAACCCTATTGTTAAAAGAAGATGGGAGAACAATAATCAAAGTAAGGAGAACTTCCGGGACAAGAAACAAAAGTTTGGATTTAGCACTAGTACTGGTCCAACAAGAATAAAACCACAATGTCAAAAATGTGGTAAAAATCATCATGGAAAGTGTATGTTGGGCAAGGGAATCTGCTTTTACTGTCGTGAGCCCGGACACACTGTAAATTTTTGTCCAAAAAAGAAGAACAAAGCACCAAGGGGGCAAAAAAACTTGGGAGAAGGTAAGGAgccagaaaagaaaaggaatgcTCGTATATTTGCCTTAGCACATCAGGAACCAGAACAAGTGACACCGATACAATGA
- the LOC130998364 gene encoding uncharacterized protein LOC130998364 has product MDKYFPISYREKKETGFFELKQERMTIEEYERKFNELARFAPHLVDTEEMMIAQFKRGLGTNIKGIMAAHVIVDFSELVKRAEEVEMALGVSNPTPKPANPIVKRRWENNNQSKENFRDKKQKFGVSTSNGPTGIKPQCQKCGKNHHGKCMLGKGICFYCREPGHTVNFCPKKKNKAPRGQKNLGEGKEPEKKRNARIFALAHQEPEQVTPIQ; this is encoded by the coding sequence ATGGATAAGTATTTCCCTATCTCCTacagggaaaagaaagaaactggGTTCTTTGAATTAAAACAAGAAAGAATGACCATTGAAGAATATGAGAGGAAATTTAACGAACTGGCTCGTTTTGCACCCCACTTGGTTGATACGGAAGAAATGATGATTGCCCAATTCAAAAGGGGGCTCGGAACTAACATCAAAGGAATCATGGCCGCACATGTGATTGTAGACTTCAGCGAGTTGGTCAAAAGAGCTGAAGAAGTTGAAATGGCTCTGGGAGTCAGTAACCCGACACCAAAACCTGCAAACCCTATTGTAAAAAGAAGATGGGAGAACAATAATCAAAGTAAGGAGAACTTCAGGGACAAGAAACAAAAGTTTGGAGTTAGCACTAGTAATGGTCCAACAGGAATAAAACCACAATGTCAAAAATGTGGCAAAAATCATCATGGAAAGTGTATGTTGGGCAAGGGAATCTGCTTTTACTGTCGTGAGCCCGGACACACTGTAAATTTTTGTCCAAAAAAGAAGAACAAAGCACCAAGGGGGCAAAAAAACTTGGGAGAAGGTAAGGAgccagaaaagaaaaggaatgcTCGTATATTTGCCTTAGCACATCAGGAACCAGAACAAGTGACACCGATACAATGA